CTCGGCCAGGTCGTGGCCCGCGGCGAAGACGTGGCAGGTGTCGAGGCAGACGCCGAGCTTCGGATGGGCGTCCAGCGCCTCGAAGTACGGCCCGAGGTCCCAGGCCATGGAGCACAGCGACGAGCCCTGCCCGGCCGTGGACTCCAGCAGCAGGAACGGGTCGTCCTCGTGTGTCAGCTCGTCCAGCAGCGGCAGCATCCGCTCCCGTACCTGCGCGAGCGCCACCTCGCGCGGCCGCCCGCCGGTCGCCGAACCGGTGTGGACGACGACCCCCAGGGCGCCGATCGCGCGGGCCCGGCGCAGCGAGTGCCGCAGCGACTCGACGGACCGCTCGACGGTGGCCTCCGTGTGCGAGCCGAAGTTGATCAGGTACGGGGCGTGGACGTACGCCGGTATGCCCTCGGCGGCGCACCCCTCGCGGAACAGCTCGTCCTGAGCCGGGTTCCCGGCCGGGGTGGCCCAGCCGCGCGGGTTGGCGACGAAGACCTGGACGGCCTCGGCGCCGATCTCCCGGGCGAAGGCGAGACCGGTCCTGGCCAGGCCGCCCGCCACGGGGACATGGCCGCCGACGGGACGGAGCGTCCCCCCGGCACGAGCGGGAGCGGAGGCTGGGGGGAGCATGGTGTGACTAGATTCCCTTGATCTTGATGGTGATCGTGGCGCCCTCGGGCGCGCTGTCGCCGCCGGGCACGGACTGGCCGCTGACGGTGTCCCCGAGGTACGGGAAGGACTTCTCGACCCGCACCTCGAAGCCCGCCGCCTTCAGCTCGCGCGTGGCGTCGTCGGTGCTCTTGCCGGTCACATCCGGTACGGCGGCCATGCGCGGCCCCTTGGAGAGCGTGAGCGTCACCGTGTCGCCCTCGGCCGCGCGGGTGCCCGCCGGGAGGGACTGGGCGGCGACCGAACCGGCCGGGTGCGGCGAGTGGACCCGCTCCTCGGCGACCTCCACGGTGAACCCGGCCTCCGTCAGCGTGTCGCGGGCATCCGTCAGCGGCCGGCCGACCGCGCCGGGCACCTCGATCGGGGCGCCCCTGCTGACGACCAGCGCCACGGCCGCGTCCGGCGACCGCTCGGTGCCGGCGGGCGGGTCGGTGCGGATGACCGAGCCCTTCGCGACCCCGGCGTCGAACTCCTCGGTCACGACCCCGGCCGCCAGGCCCGCCTCCCGCAGCCGCTCCTTCGCGGCGTCCAGCGGCTCGCCCTTCAGCTCGGGCACCTTCACGATCTTCGGGCCGCGCGAGATGACGAGGTCCACCGAGCCGTTGCCGCGGATACGCTCACCGGGCGCCGGGTCGGTGCCCATGACCGTGCCCCGCTCGTACGCGCCGCTGAACTCCTCGCGCGTCCCGCCCACCTCCAGGCCCTCGTCCGCGAGCCGCCGCTCGGCCTCCGCGCGGGTCTTGCCGAGCACGCCCGTGGTGGGCACGCGGGTGAACTGCCCCGAGTTGATGTACCAGACCCCCGCGCCGACCCCGAGGACCAGCAGCACCGTCGTCAGGACCGCCACCAGGCCCCGGCGCGGACCGGAGGCCAGCGCCAGGACGCGACGGCCGCGTCCGCCCGTACCCGCTGGACTTGTCGGGCGCTCGGGGCGCGTACCGGCCTCGGGCGGAAGCTCCAGCCGGCTCGTGCGCTCCACGTCCCCGGCCCCGCCCGCGGACCCGGCCACGAGCGCGGCCGCGTCCTCCCCGGTCCCGTCCCCGGCGCGGGCCGACACCGGGCGGGCGATGACGCTCGTCACATCGTCGGGTCCGACCGGCTCCGCGTCCGCCTCCGCGTCCCGCGCCGAAGCGTCCGTACGCCCCTCGCCCCGGGCGTCCGGCGGCACCAGGTCCAGCCGCGCGTCGTCCAGCGCGGCCCGCGTGGCGCGGGCACGGGACAGCAGCGCCACGGCGTCGTGCGGGCGCGCCTCGGCGTCCCGCGCGGTGGCGACGGCCACCAGGGCGTCCAGCTCGGGCGCCAGGCCCGGGACGGCGGACGAGGGGGCCGGGACGTCGTTGTTCAGGTGCTGGTAGAGGACCTGGGCGGGCGTGTCGCCGCCGTGCGGCTTGCCGCCGGTCAGCATCTCGTACAGGACGACCCCGCACGCGTACACGTCGGTACGGGTGTCGGCGGTGCCGTGCTCGATCTGCTCGGGCGCCAGGTACGACACGGTGCCCAGGACCGAGCCGGTCGTGTTGGTGGCCGTGCCGACCGCGCGGACCAGGCCGAAGTCGGCGACCTTGACCCGGCCGTCGTCGCCGATCAGCACGTTCTCCGGCTTCATGTCCCGGTGGACGAACCCGGCCCGGTGCGCCGCCCCGAGCGCGGCCAGCACCGGCTCCAGCACGTCCAGCGCGGCGCGCGGGGACAGCGCCCCGCGCTCCCGCAGCACGTCGCGCAGGGTGCACCCGGCGACGTACTCCATCGCCAGGTACACGTACGGCCCGTCCGTGCCCTGGTCGAAGACGCCGACCACATTGGGGTGCGAGAGCCGGGCCACGGACTTGGCCTCGCGGATGAACCGCTCCACGAAGGTCGTGTCGGTCGCCAGCGACGGGTGCATCACCTTCAGGGCGAGGTCCCGGTCGAGGCGGGTGTCCACCGCCCGGTAGACCGTGGCCATGCCGCCGACGGCGACGCGCGCGTCCACGCGGTAGCGGCCGTCGAGCAGCCTGCCGACGAGCGGGTCGTGAAGGGTCGTATCCACGCCCCGAGTCTACGAGCCCCGCCGGACCCGCCCCTCGGCCTGTACATGACCGGTTCCCCGGTGCAGCGAACTTGTGACAGGCGGGGAGACGGGCCGGTCGGGCGCCCTCCGGTGCCGGGGTCAGAACGCCGGGCGCTCCGGGTCGAGGGCGGCGCGGCCCTCGGCCGGGGACGAGGCGTGCGCGAAGTGGCGGCGCGGGATGCGCCCGGCCCGGTACGCGAGCCGCCCCGCCTCCACCGCGTGCCGCATCGCCTCCGCCATCAGCACCGGCTCCTGCGCCCGCGTCACGGCGGACGCCAGCATCACCGCCGCGCACCCCAGCTCCATCGCCAGCGCCGCGTCGGACGCCGTCCCCGCGCCCGCGTCCAGGATCACCGGCACGCGCGCGTGCTCCACGATCAGCTGGAAGTTGTGCGGGTTGCGGATGCCGAGGCCCGACCCGATGGGCGAGCCCAGCGGCATGATCGCCGCGCAGCCCACGTCCTCCAGCTTCCGCGCGAGGACCGGGTCGTCGTTCGTGTACGGCAGTACGGTGAAGCCGTCGTCCACCAGGGTCTCGGCGGCGTCCAGCAGCTCGACCGGGTCCGGCAGCAGCGTCCGCTCGTCCGCCACGACCTCCAGCTTCACCCAGTCCGTACCGAGCGCTTCGCGCGCGAGGCGGGCCGTCAGCACCGCCTCGCCCGCCGTGAAGCACCCGGCGGTGTTCGGCAGCACCTGGATGCCCAGCCGGTCCAGCACGGACAGCACCGAGCCGTGCACGGTCGGGTCGATCCGCCGCATCGCCACGGTCGTCAGCTGCGTGCCGCTCGCCACGAGGGCCCGCTCCAGCACGTCGAGGCTCGGCGCCCCGCCCGTACCCATGATCAGCCGGGAGTCGAAGGAGGTCCCGGCGATGGTGAGACGGTCGTCGGCCATGGCTCAGCCCCCCTGCACCGCGGTGAGGACCTCGACCCGGTCGCCGTCCGCGAGCACGGTGGACGCCCACTCGCCGCGCGGCACGACCGTCTCGTTGACCGCCGCCGCCACCCCGGAGGGGGCCGTCGTCAGCGTGGCCACCAGCGCGTCCAGGGCGGCCGGGGCGGGGAGCTCGCGCGGCTCGCCGTTCACCGACACGGTGACGGCGGCGCGTACCTGGTTCGTCATGACACTCCTACGGTGGCGAAACGGTCGGGGGTGAACGCGCGGGCGATCTCGGGCAGCTCCCCGGTCGTCAGCACGGCGGCCATCACGTCCCCGGTGACCGGGGTCAGCAGCACGCCGTTGCGGTAGTGGCCGGTCGCCAGGTGCAGCCCCGGCAGCGCGGTCGGGCCCAGCAGCGGCGCGTTGTCAGGCGAGCCGGGCCGCAGTCCGGCGCAGGTCTCGGTGAGCGGTAGCTCCGTGAGGCCCGGCACCAGCTCGTGGGCGTCCCGCAGCAGCTCGTACACCCCGCCCGCGGTGACCGTCGTGTCCCAGCCCATCTCCTCGCTCGTCGCGCCGATCACCAGCTCGCCGTTCTCGCGCGGCAC
This genomic window from Streptomyces thermolilacinus SPC6 contains:
- a CDS encoding thiazole synthase is translated as MADDRLTIAGTSFDSRLIMGTGGAPSLDVLERALVASGTQLTTVAMRRIDPTVHGSVLSVLDRLGIQVLPNTAGCFTAGEAVLTARLAREALGTDWVKLEVVADERTLLPDPVELLDAAETLVDDGFTVLPYTNDDPVLARKLEDVGCAAIMPLGSPIGSGLGIRNPHNFQLIVEHARVPVILDAGAGTASDAALAMELGCAAVMLASAVTRAQEPVLMAEAMRHAVEAGRLAYRAGRIPRRHFAHASSPAEGRAALDPERPAF
- a CDS encoding deoxyribonuclease IV, with amino-acid sequence MLPPASAPARAGGTLRPVGGHVPVAGGLARTGLAFAREIGAEAVQVFVANPRGWATPAGNPAQDELFREGCAAEGIPAYVHAPYLINFGSHTEATVERSVESLRHSLRRARAIGALGVVVHTGSATGGRPREVALAQVRERMLPLLDELTHEDDPFLLLESTAGQGSSLCSMAWDLGPYFEALDAHPKLGVCLDTCHVFAAGHDLAEVDGVRKTLGLLVETVGEGRLKLIHANDSKDVAGAHKDRHANIGAGHIGEEPFRELMRHPATEGVPLVIETPGGKEKHAEDVARLKSLRVPPPR
- the pknB gene encoding Stk1 family PASTA domain-containing Ser/Thr kinase, which encodes MDTTLHDPLVGRLLDGRYRVDARVAVGGMATVYRAVDTRLDRDLALKVMHPSLATDTTFVERFIREAKSVARLSHPNVVGVFDQGTDGPYVYLAMEYVAGCTLRDVLRERGALSPRAALDVLEPVLAALGAAHRAGFVHRDMKPENVLIGDDGRVKVADFGLVRAVGTATNTTGSVLGTVSYLAPEQIEHGTADTRTDVYACGVVLYEMLTGGKPHGGDTPAQVLYQHLNNDVPAPSSAVPGLAPELDALVAVATARDAEARPHDAVALLSRARATRAALDDARLDLVPPDARGEGRTDASARDAEADAEPVGPDDVTSVIARPVSARAGDGTGEDAAALVAGSAGGAGDVERTSRLELPPEAGTRPERPTSPAGTGGRGRRVLALASGPRRGLVAVLTTVLLVLGVGAGVWYINSGQFTRVPTTGVLGKTRAEAERRLADEGLEVGGTREEFSGAYERGTVMGTDPAPGERIRGNGSVDLVISRGPKIVKVPELKGEPLDAAKERLREAGLAAGVVTEEFDAGVAKGSVIRTDPPAGTERSPDAAVALVVSRGAPIEVPGAVGRPLTDARDTLTEAGFTVEVAEERVHSPHPAGSVAAQSLPAGTRAAEGDTVTLTLSKGPRMAAVPDVTGKSTDDATRELKAAGFEVRVEKSFPYLGDTVSGQSVPGGDSAPEGATITIKIKGI
- the thiS gene encoding sulfur carrier protein ThiS translates to MTNQVRAAVTVSVNGEPRELPAPAALDALVATLTTAPSGVAAAVNETVVPRGEWASTVLADGDRVEVLTAVQGG